A single window of Gossypium arboreum isolate Shixiya-1 chromosome 13, ASM2569848v2, whole genome shotgun sequence DNA harbors:
- the LOC108461229 gene encoding homeobox protein knotted-1-like 3 isoform X1, which yields MAFHHNNHLSDHHQDLPLHHLTEHHHQQASQLSETNGPNWLNTALLRSQQPQPAQPHSSQFAEPNFLNLHTTRAASDSTTGSQAPNQWLSRTSSSLLHRNHSDVIDDVGAAGEAARGGGGESMVAMESGGSGNNNGIMNNNKSEGVVVESGGGGGDGVVNWQNARYKADILAHPLCEQLLSAHVACLRVATPVDQLPRIDAQLAQSQHVVAKYSSLSGGSQGVVADDKELDQFLTHYVLLLCSFKEQLQQHVRVHAMEAVMACWEIEQSLQSLTGVSPGEGTGATMSDDDDDQVDSDGNLFDGSLEGPDSMGFGPLILTDSEKSLMERVRHELKHELKQGYKEKIVDIREEILRKRRAGKLPGDTTSVLKAWWQSHSKWPYPTEEDKARLVQETGLQLKQINNWFINQRKRNWNSNPSTSTVSKSKRKRSNAGENNGDRFM from the exons ATGGCGTTTCACCATAATAATCACCTTTCTGATCATCATCAGGACCTTCCTCTCCATCACCTTACCGAGCACCACCACCAGCAGGCGAGTCAACTGTCGGAAACCAACGGTCCAAATTGGTTGAACACCGCCCTGCTCCGTTCACAGCAGCCTCAACCGGCGCAGCCACACTCTTCCCAGTTCGCCGAGCCTAACTTTCTTAACCTTCATACTACGCGAGCTGCTTCTGATTCCACCACGGGTTCCCAAGCTCCGAACCAGTGGCTCTCCCGTACGTCGTCCTCCCTTCTTCATCGCAACCACAGCGACGTCATAGACGACGTAGGTGCCGCGGGGGAAGCTGCGAGAGGAGGCGGAGGGGAATCCATGGTCGCCATGGAATCGGGCGGCAGCGGCAACAACAACGGTATTATGAACAACAACAAGAGCGAAGGTGTTGTGGTGGAAAGCGGAGGGGGCGGTGGGGATGGGGTCGTGAATTGGCAGAATGCAAGATACAAGGCGGACATACTAGCTCACCCTTTGTGCGAGCAACTTTTGTCTGCACACGTGGCGTGCCTTAGGGTCGCTACGCCTGTGGATCAGCTCCCGAGGATCGACGCTCAGCTGGCTCAGTCACAGCATGTGGTGGCTAAGTACTCCTCCCTCAGTGGTGGGTCCCAGGGCGTGGTTGCCGACGACAAAGAGCTCGATCAGTTCTTG ACACATTATGTTCTGTTGCTATGTTCTTTCAAAGAACAATTGCAACAACATGTTCGAGTTCATGCAATGGAAGCAGTTATGGCTTGCTGGGAAATTGAACAATCATTACAAAGCTTAACAG GTGTTTCTCCGGGTGAAGGCACGGGTGCAACAATGTCTGATGATGACGATGATCAAGTAGACAGTGATGGCAACTTGTTTGACGGAAGTTTAGAAGGTCCAGATTCAATGGGATTCGGCCCTCTGATCTTAACAGATAGTGAAAAATCTTTGATGGAGCGTGTGAGACATGAACTCAAACATGAACTCAAACAG GGTTACAAGGAGAAGATTGTTGACATAAGAGAAGAAATTTTGCGGAAAAGAAGGGCTGGAAAGCTACCAGGTGACACAACATCGGTGTTAAAAGCATGGTGGCAATCACATTCCAAGTGGCCATACCCTACT GAGGAAGATAAGGCGAGATTGGTTCAAGAAACAGGTTTACAATTGAAACAGATAAACAATTGGTTCATTAATCAGAGGAAAAGGAACTGGAACAGCAATCCGTCGACATCCACCGTCTCGAAAAGCAAACGTAAAag AAGTAATGCAGGTGAAAACAATGGTGATCGGTTCATGTAA
- the LOC108461229 gene encoding homeobox protein knotted-1-like 4 isoform X2: MAFHHNNHLSDHHQDLPLHHLTEHHHQQASQLSETNGPNWLNTALLRSQQPQPAQPHSSQFAEPNFLNLHTTRAASDSTTGSQAPNQWLSRTSSSLLHRNHSDVIDDVGAAGEAARGGGGESMVAMESGGSGNNNGIMNNNKSEGVVVESGGGGGDGVVNWQNARYKADILAHPLCEQLLSAHVACLRVATPVDQLPRIDAQLAQSQHVVAKYSSLSGGSQGVVADDKELDQFLTHYVLLLCSFKEQLQQHVRVHAMEAVMACWEIEQSLQSLTGVSPGEGTGATMSDDDDDQVDSDGNLFDGSLEGPDSMGFGPLILTDSEKSLMERVRHELKHELKQGYKEKIVDIREEILRKRRAGKLPGDTTSVLKAWWQSHSKWPYPTEEDKARLVQETGLQLKQINNWFINQRKRNWNSNPSTSTVSKSKRKSNAGENNGDRFM, from the exons ATGGCGTTTCACCATAATAATCACCTTTCTGATCATCATCAGGACCTTCCTCTCCATCACCTTACCGAGCACCACCACCAGCAGGCGAGTCAACTGTCGGAAACCAACGGTCCAAATTGGTTGAACACCGCCCTGCTCCGTTCACAGCAGCCTCAACCGGCGCAGCCACACTCTTCCCAGTTCGCCGAGCCTAACTTTCTTAACCTTCATACTACGCGAGCTGCTTCTGATTCCACCACGGGTTCCCAAGCTCCGAACCAGTGGCTCTCCCGTACGTCGTCCTCCCTTCTTCATCGCAACCACAGCGACGTCATAGACGACGTAGGTGCCGCGGGGGAAGCTGCGAGAGGAGGCGGAGGGGAATCCATGGTCGCCATGGAATCGGGCGGCAGCGGCAACAACAACGGTATTATGAACAACAACAAGAGCGAAGGTGTTGTGGTGGAAAGCGGAGGGGGCGGTGGGGATGGGGTCGTGAATTGGCAGAATGCAAGATACAAGGCGGACATACTAGCTCACCCTTTGTGCGAGCAACTTTTGTCTGCACACGTGGCGTGCCTTAGGGTCGCTACGCCTGTGGATCAGCTCCCGAGGATCGACGCTCAGCTGGCTCAGTCACAGCATGTGGTGGCTAAGTACTCCTCCCTCAGTGGTGGGTCCCAGGGCGTGGTTGCCGACGACAAAGAGCTCGATCAGTTCTTG ACACATTATGTTCTGTTGCTATGTTCTTTCAAAGAACAATTGCAACAACATGTTCGAGTTCATGCAATGGAAGCAGTTATGGCTTGCTGGGAAATTGAACAATCATTACAAAGCTTAACAG GTGTTTCTCCGGGTGAAGGCACGGGTGCAACAATGTCTGATGATGACGATGATCAAGTAGACAGTGATGGCAACTTGTTTGACGGAAGTTTAGAAGGTCCAGATTCAATGGGATTCGGCCCTCTGATCTTAACAGATAGTGAAAAATCTTTGATGGAGCGTGTGAGACATGAACTCAAACATGAACTCAAACAG GGTTACAAGGAGAAGATTGTTGACATAAGAGAAGAAATTTTGCGGAAAAGAAGGGCTGGAAAGCTACCAGGTGACACAACATCGGTGTTAAAAGCATGGTGGCAATCACATTCCAAGTGGCCATACCCTACT GAGGAAGATAAGGCGAGATTGGTTCAAGAAACAGGTTTACAATTGAAACAGATAAACAATTGGTTCATTAATCAGAGGAAAAGGAACTGGAACAGCAATCCGTCGACATCCACCGTCTCGAAAAGCAAACGTAAAag TAATGCAGGTGAAAACAATGGTGATCGGTTCATGTAA
- the LOC108461593 gene encoding transcription factor GTE10-like yields MVKPEPIRHIMTDREKHNLSTKLESLLGELPENIFDFLKEQSSSDGQMGEDEIEIDIDALSHETLYKLGKLLDDYLLKKQKNQAKAESCEIELLNESGFSNSSMQPCKGNDQIDEVVDIVGSSYPPVAIEKELTHRNSRCCSSSGSSGESGSSSSASTKGAAIFSGADRSVTEKMYEYGKNLGLSFQVVDDILDFTQSAEQLGKPASSDLAKGNLTALVIFTLEKEPKLRDIIESDSARLVPLKKQSN; encoded by the exons ATGGTCAAGCCAGAGCCTATTAGACATATCATGACCGATCGAGAAAAGCATAATTTGAGCACAAAATTAGAGTCTTTATTGGGAGAATTGCCTGAAAACATTTTTGACTTTCTTAAAGAGCAGAGTTCTAGTGATGGTCAAATGGGTGAGGATGAGATTGAGATCGATATTGATGCTCTAAGTCATGAAACATTGTACAAATTAGGTAAACTTTTGGATGACTATTTGCTGAAGAAGCAGAAAAACCAGGCAAAAGCTGAATCCTGCGAAATAGAG CTTCTTAATGAGTCAGGGTTTAGCAATTCATCAATGCAGCCGTGTAAAG GTAATGATCAAATTGATGAGGTCGTAGATATAGTTGGTAGCAGTTACCCTCCAGTAGCAATAGAGAAGGAGTTAACCCATAGAAATAGCAGATGTTGTAGTTCCAGTGGATCCAGTGGTGAATCAGGCTCTTCTTCTAGTG CTAGTACCAAGGGAGCCGCCATTTTTAGTGGAGCTGATCGTAGTGTAACAGAGAAAATGTATGAATATGGAAAGAATCTTGGCCTATCATTCCAAGTTGTTGATGACATATTGGATTTTACACAATCAGCAGAACAACTGGGGAAGCCAGCTAGTAGTGATCTAGCTAAAGGCAACCTCACAGCACTTGTAATTTTTACGCTCGAAAAGGAGCCAAAACTTAGAGATATCATTGAATCTGATTCTGCGAGACTGGTTCCCTTGAAGAAGCAATCGAACTAG
- the LOC108461229 gene encoding homeobox protein knotted-1-like 3 isoform X3, whose amino-acid sequence MAFHHNNHLSDHHQDLPLHHLTEHHHQQASQLSETNGPNWLNTALLRSQQPQPAQPHSSQFAEPNFLNLHTTRAASDSTTGSQAPNQWLSRTSSSLLHRNHSDVIDDVGAAGEAARGGGGESMVAMESGGSGNNNGIMNNNKSEGVVVESGGGGGDGVVNWQNARYKADILAHPLCEQLLSAHVACLRVATPVDQLPRIDAQLAQSQHVVAKYSSLSGGSQGVVADDKELDQFLTHYVLLLCSFKEQLQQHVRVHAMEAVMACWEIEQSLQSLTGVSPGEGTGATMSDDDDDQVDSDGNLFDGSLEGPDSMGFGPLILTDSEKSLMERVRHELKHELKQGYKEKIVDIREEILRKRRAGKLPGDTTSVLKAWWQSHSKWPYPTEEDKARLVQETGLQLKQINNWFINQRKRNWNSNPSTSTVSKSKRKR is encoded by the exons ATGGCGTTTCACCATAATAATCACCTTTCTGATCATCATCAGGACCTTCCTCTCCATCACCTTACCGAGCACCACCACCAGCAGGCGAGTCAACTGTCGGAAACCAACGGTCCAAATTGGTTGAACACCGCCCTGCTCCGTTCACAGCAGCCTCAACCGGCGCAGCCACACTCTTCCCAGTTCGCCGAGCCTAACTTTCTTAACCTTCATACTACGCGAGCTGCTTCTGATTCCACCACGGGTTCCCAAGCTCCGAACCAGTGGCTCTCCCGTACGTCGTCCTCCCTTCTTCATCGCAACCACAGCGACGTCATAGACGACGTAGGTGCCGCGGGGGAAGCTGCGAGAGGAGGCGGAGGGGAATCCATGGTCGCCATGGAATCGGGCGGCAGCGGCAACAACAACGGTATTATGAACAACAACAAGAGCGAAGGTGTTGTGGTGGAAAGCGGAGGGGGCGGTGGGGATGGGGTCGTGAATTGGCAGAATGCAAGATACAAGGCGGACATACTAGCTCACCCTTTGTGCGAGCAACTTTTGTCTGCACACGTGGCGTGCCTTAGGGTCGCTACGCCTGTGGATCAGCTCCCGAGGATCGACGCTCAGCTGGCTCAGTCACAGCATGTGGTGGCTAAGTACTCCTCCCTCAGTGGTGGGTCCCAGGGCGTGGTTGCCGACGACAAAGAGCTCGATCAGTTCTTG ACACATTATGTTCTGTTGCTATGTTCTTTCAAAGAACAATTGCAACAACATGTTCGAGTTCATGCAATGGAAGCAGTTATGGCTTGCTGGGAAATTGAACAATCATTACAAAGCTTAACAG GTGTTTCTCCGGGTGAAGGCACGGGTGCAACAATGTCTGATGATGACGATGATCAAGTAGACAGTGATGGCAACTTGTTTGACGGAAGTTTAGAAGGTCCAGATTCAATGGGATTCGGCCCTCTGATCTTAACAGATAGTGAAAAATCTTTGATGGAGCGTGTGAGACATGAACTCAAACATGAACTCAAACAG GGTTACAAGGAGAAGATTGTTGACATAAGAGAAGAAATTTTGCGGAAAAGAAGGGCTGGAAAGCTACCAGGTGACACAACATCGGTGTTAAAAGCATGGTGGCAATCACATTCCAAGTGGCCATACCCTACT GAGGAAGATAAGGCGAGATTGGTTCAAGAAACAGGTTTACAATTGAAACAGATAAACAATTGGTTCATTAATCAGAGGAAAAGGAACTGGAACAGCAATCCGTCGACATCCACCGTCTCGAAAAGCAAACGTAAAag GTGA